The Longimicrobium sp. region CTGTCCGCTCTCTCCCCGCGTGGGCCGCGCGGTGACGCGCCCGGACTCCGGCCGGATGTATCGGAGCGTGACGGAAACGCTCCGATCCTGCCCGGATCTCCCGGAGTTGTCCGGGCTCCGCCAGATGGCCCGGGAATACGCACGGTTACTAGACGCGCCAGGCGACCCGGCGGAGCGCGCGGCCACGTATCACAAGCTGGGACCGCGCCTCCAGTCCGTACTCCGGGAGCTGGCCGGCCACGCACGAAGGGCCCGCGACAGTGCACCCGCTCAACTCCCCGCCAACGTCACCAGCCTCCGTGGACGCGCCCGTGATCGGAAGCACGGAGCCGCGGCTGTGGACGCCTCCACTCCGTGAGCTGACGCCGGCCACCTCGTACGGGTTCGACGTGGTGGAGTTCGCCCGGGACGTGCTCCGGGCGCCGCTCGATCCGTGGCAAGCCTGGCTGGCCATCCACGCCGGTGAGCTGACCCCGGACGGCTCCCCGCGATTCCGGCGCCTCCTCGTGATGGTGGCGCGCCAGAACGGGAAGACTCACCTCCTCGCGGTCCTCGCGGCTTACTGGCTGTTCATCGAAGCGGTGGGGCTGGTGCTGGGCACCTCCACGAAGCTGGCCTACGCCCGGGAGGCGTGGGACAAAATGCGCCGGCTGGTGGAGCGCGCCGCGGACCTGGCCGACCTTCGGCCGGCGCGGTGGACTCGCCGCTCGAACGGGGAGGTGGAGGCGTTCACGCTCCCGGACCCGGACACGCTGGAGCCGTCGCGGTACCTGATCGCGGCCGCCAACGACGAAGCGGGCCGGTCCCTGACGATCGCGCGGCTGATCCTGGACGAGCTACGCCAGCACCACGACTACGACACCTGGGACGCGGCCTACAACGCCACCACGGCCGTGTGGGACGCGCAAACCTGGGTGATCACGAACGCCGGCACGGAGCGCTCCATCGTGCTGAACGATCTACGGGACGAAGCGATCGAGGGCGGGGATCCGGCGCTGGGTCACTTCGAGTGGTCCGCACCGGTGGACGCGGATGTCCGGGACGTGCGCGCGCTGGCGGCCGCGAATCCGAACCTGGGCCGGCGCATCCGGGTGGACGCGAAGCTCCAGGAGGCGGCCGCCGCGCTCCGGGTCGGTGGCCAAAAGTTGAGCGGCTTCAAGACGGAGGCGCTGTGCATCACGGTCCCGGTGCTGGACCCGGCCATCGACCGGGGAGCGTGGGCCACGTGCCGGGAGCCGGGCACGCTGGACGGGCTCCGGGACCGGGTGGCCATGTGCGTGGACGTGGCGCCGGACGGGGAACACGTCACGCTGGCCGCGGCCGCCGTGGACCGGGACGAGCGGGTACGGGTGGAGATCGTGGAGGCGTGGGCCGGCGTGGGCGCCGCGGACCGGGCTGGCCGGGAGCTGGCCGCGCTCGTCCGGCGGGCCCGGCCGCGCGTGCTCGGGTGGCTGCCGACCGGGCCGGCGGCGGAGCTGGCCGCGTCGCTGGCGGGCCCGCGGTGGCCGCGGCACGTCCCGCTGGAGGAGATCCGGGCGGAGGTGCCGGCGGCGTGCATGGCGCTCCGCTCCGTGGTGCTGGCGCGCCGGCTGGTCCACTCCGGGGACCCGCTCCTGGACGCGCACGTGGACGCGGCGGAGCGGGTGGAGCTGGGTGACCGGTGGGTGTTCGGCCGGCGTGGGCGCGGCCACGTGGACGCCGTGTACGCGGTGGCCGGCGCTGTCCAGTTGGCGCGCGCGCTCCCGGCGCCGGTGGGCCGGCCACGCATCGTTGTGGTGGCTGACGCGTAACGGGCTCTACACTGCCGATCATGAGGCTGTGGGGCTGGGTGCGTCGTGCGGTGCTGGGCATGGACGCGCCGGCCGGCGCCCGGTTCGACGCCGCACCCATGCCCATCGATCGGGCCATCCTGGAGTGGAGCGGCAACGGCGCCACCGTCTCCCGATCGCAGGCGCTGTCGGTGCCGGCCGTGTCAAAGGGTCGCAAGCTCGTGTGTTCGATCGCGACTCTCCCGCTCGTCCAGCGCGGGCCCGGCCAGGTGGTGGCGCGCTCCCCGCTCCTGGAGCAACTGGACGCCAACGTCACCAACGTGGTGGTGCTCGCGTCCACGCTGGAGGACCTGCTGTTCGAGGGCATCGCTTGGTGGCGCGTCACCCAGAAGGACAGCGAACGCTTCCCGTACAAGATCACCCGGGTGGACCCGCGGAACGTCTCGCTCGTCCCGCCGGACAAGCCGGCGGAGGCGTGGCTACCGGCCGGCACGGAGGCCATGACGGAATGGGTGTGGATCTCCGGGGAGCGCGTCCACCGCTCCAACGTCATCCGCTTCGACTCCCCGAACGGCGCGCTCCTGCGGGACGCGGCCGCCACTATCCGCCGGGCCATCCGCTACCGGGAGGCGGCCGACAACTACGCCGCGAACCCGCAGATGACGGAGCACTTTCGCCCGGCGGAGGGTGCCGATCCGATCGATGATGAGGCGGCCGCGGAGTACATCTCCCAGTGGCGCGCGGCCAGGCGCCGCGGCTCCACGGCGTGGATCCCCCGCTCGATGGAGTACGTCCCGTCCACCGCGCCCTCCGCCGCGGACATGAAGCTGGTGGAGCTGGAGACGCGGGTGGCGCTGGACGTGGCCAACCACCTGGGCGTGGACCCGGAGACGCTGGGCGTGTCGACCACCAGCCGGACCTACGCGAACGCGCAGGATTGGCGCCGGGACCGGATCAACGACGTGTACGCCCCGTACATGGCCGCGATCAGCCAACGGCTGAGCATGGGGGACGTGACCCGGCGCGGCTACGAAGTGGCGTTTGATCTTGACGACTACATGCGCGCGAACCCCACGGAGCGGTGGGGCGTGTACTCGATCGCGCTCGACAAGGGAGTGATGACGGTGGAAGAGGTCCGGTCCGAAGAGGGTCTACCCGCGGACGGCGCGCCGGCCGCTCCCCCGGCCGGTGGCGCGGACGCCCCGGTCACGCCGGCGCCAGCGCCAGTTGATCAAGTCGCGGCCGCGCGTCTGCGCAGGTCGCAAGCGTTCGCGGACACCCGCCGGAGCGTGGAGTTCGCCGCGCTGTCCGTGGGGTTCAACGTGGACGTGCCCACGCGCACCATCCGCGGCGTGGCGCTCCCGTACGGCGAGATTGCCGCGAAGGGCGGCGACCGGTACCGGTTCGCGAAGGGCGCGCTCACCTGGAGCGCGGAGCCGTCCCGGGTCAAGCTCCTCCGCGATCACGACTTCACCCAGCCGATGGGGAAGGCCACGAACCTGGTGGACGGGGAGGCGGGCCTGGAGGCCACGTTCTCCGTGGGCGCCGGCCCGGAGCGGGACGCGGTGCTGGCGGACGCCGCAGACGGGATCCTGGACGGGCTCTCCGTGGGCGTGGACATCACGGACCTGGTGGCCGACCCGGACAACGAAGGCGTCTACCTGGTGACGGCCGGCGTGCTCCGGGAGATTTCGATCACCGCAATGCCAGCATTCGACTCCGCGCGCGTCGCCACCGTGGCGGCGTCCCGTGACCCTGGAGGGGAACCAATGACACAGCCGACCGGCACGCCGGCCGCACCCGCCGCTCCGGCGCCGGCCGGCGCCACGCCGCTCAACCTCTCGGCCGATCAGCGCGCCGCGCTCCTGGCGCTCCTGGGCGGGCCGGCGCCGGCCGCCGCGGAGCCGGGCCCCACGCCGGTGGACCCGGCCGGGCCCGCGGCCAACCCGGGCGCCCGGGTGACGGAGGCTCCGCCCTACCGCTTCACCTACGACAACCAGGGAGCGCGCCACCTCCGGCCCGGCACCCACGATCTCAGTTCGGACCTGATCCTCTCGGCGCGCGGCGACGTGGCCGCATCGGACCGGCTGGCGCACTTCATGACGGTCGCGTTCGACGTGGACCGGGCGGACGCCACCGCGCTGAACCCGTCACCCACGCGCGCGGACATGTACGTGGACCAGCGCTCGTTCAAGTACCCCGTGTGGGAGTCCATCGCGAAGGGCACCCTGGCGGACTCGACGCCGTTCATCGTCCCCAAGTTCAACTCCGCGTCCGGGCTGGTGGCCACGCACACGGAGGGCGTGGAGCCGACCCCGGGCACCTTCACCGCTACCAGCCAGACGATCACGCCCACGGCCACCTCCGGAAAGGTGGAGATCACCCGGGAGGCGTGGGACCAGGGTGGCAACCCGCAGTTGTCCGGGCTCATCTGGCGCCAGATGGAAAAGGCGTGGTACGAAGCGCTGGAGGCGAAGGCAATCGCGGTACTCGACGCGGCCAGCCCCACGGCGCTGGGCACGTTTACGGCCGGCGGCGGGACCACCGGACAGACGTTGGCGGCGGAACTGATCGCGGCGATTGCCGCGCTCCAGTTCGTCCGCGGCGGTCTGACGATGACGGACACGGCCACCCAGGTGGACCTGTACAAGGCGCTGGCCGGCGCGCTCGACAACGACAAGCGGCCGCTGTTCCCGATCATCGGACCGGCGAACGCCAACGGCCAGTCCACCGCGCTGTTCGGCTCGATCAACGTGGGCGGCATCCTCTTCCACCCGGCGTGGGCGCTCGCGGCTACCGGCTCCGTCGCGGCGTCGAGCTACCTCTACGACCGGGAGAGCGTCCACGGCTGGGCCACCGCGCCGCAACGGCTGGAATTCCAGTACCGGGTGGCGTACGTGGACCTGGCCATCTGGGGCTACTCCGCGGCGGCCATTACCGATATCGCGGGTGTCCGCGAGATCTCCTACGACCC contains the following coding sequences:
- a CDS encoding phage portal protein, translating into MPIDRAILEWSGNGATVSRSQALSVPAVSKGRKLVCSIATLPLVQRGPGQVVARSPLLEQLDANVTNVVVLASTLEDLLFEGIAWWRVTQKDSERFPYKITRVDPRNVSLVPPDKPAEAWLPAGTEAMTEWVWISGERVHRSNVIRFDSPNGALLRDAAATIRRAIRYREAADNYAANPQMTEHFRPAEGADPIDDEAAAEYISQWRAARRRGSTAWIPRSMEYVPSTAPSAADMKLVELETRVALDVANHLGVDPETLGVSTTSRTYANAQDWRRDRINDVYAPYMAAISQRLSMGDVTRRGYEVAFDLDDYMRANPTERWGVYSIALDKGVMTVEEVRSEEGLPADGAPAAPPAGGADAPVTPAPAPVDQVAAARLRRSQAFADTRRSVEFAALSVGFNVDVPTRTIRGVALPYGEIAAKGGDRYRFAKGALTWSAEPSRVKLLRDHDFTQPMGKATNLVDGEAGLEATFSVGAGPERDAVLADAADGILDGLSVGVDITDLVADPDNEGVYLVTAGVLREISITAMPAFDSARVATVAASRDPGGEPMTQPTGTPAAPAAPAPAGATPLNLSADQRAALLALLGGPAPAAAEPGPTPVDPAGPAANPGARVTEAPPYRFTYDNQGARHLRPGTHDLSSDLILSARGDVAASDRLAHFMTVAFDVDRADATALNPSPTRADMYVDQRSFKYPVWESIAKGTLADSTPFIVPKFNSASGLVATHTEGVEPTPGTFTATSQTITPTATSGKVEITREAWDQGGNPQLSGLIWRQMEKAWYEALEAKAIAVLDAASPTALGTFTAGGGTTGQTLAAELIAAIAALQFVRGGLTMTDTATQVDLYKALAGALDNDKRPLFPIIGPANANGQSTALFGSINVGGILFHPAWALAATGSVAASSYLYDRESVHGWATAPQRLEFQYRVAYVDLAIWGYSAAAITDIAGVREISYDPVP